The Pseudodesulfovibrio sp. zrk46 genome contains a region encoding:
- a CDS encoding aminopeptidase produces the protein MFTQEELKKYAETLWWGLSTARTNPYQPGDYVLLRFDTDAMPLAEVMFDLLMEKGINPVPRQNMTANMELSFYGKANEAQLTDIPAGDKEFVGGLNGLISLIAPSSLTHLSGVDPKKIGTAAVARKFMRDIMEKREQTGDFGWTLCVYPTPALAESAGLSMEEFKDQVIKACFLDNDNPPAKWDEIFNEAEKVKAWLNGLNIEHLNVKSESTDLIVVPGKDRRWLGVSGHNIPSFEIFLSPDWRGTEGVYYADQPSFRSGNYVEGVKLTFEKGVAVKTEAKQGDEFVAKQLTLDEGANRLGEFSLTDRRFSKINAFMANTLFDENFGGEQGNCHVAVGASYSDTYAGDQSTLDAAKKEELGFNDSALHWDLVNTEQKVVTATLKGGEELVIYKEGEFQYE, from the coding sequence ATGTTTACTCAGGAAGAACTCAAGAAGTATGCTGAAACCCTGTGGTGGGGACTCTCTACCGCTCGTACCAACCCCTATCAGCCCGGCGACTATGTTCTGCTTCGCTTTGACACCGACGCCATGCCGCTGGCAGAAGTCATGTTCGACCTGCTCATGGAAAAGGGCATCAATCCCGTCCCCCGCCAGAACATGACCGCCAACATGGAGCTCTCCTTTTACGGCAAAGCCAACGAAGCCCAGCTCACCGACATTCCCGCCGGTGACAAGGAATTCGTAGGCGGCCTCAACGGCCTGATCTCCCTGATCGCGCCCTCCTCCCTGACCCACCTCTCCGGCGTAGATCCCAAGAAGATCGGCACCGCAGCCGTGGCCCGCAAATTCATGCGTGACATCATGGAGAAACGTGAGCAGACCGGCGATTTCGGCTGGACTCTCTGCGTCTACCCCACCCCGGCTCTGGCAGAGTCCGCTGGCCTGTCCATGGAAGAGTTCAAGGATCAGGTGATCAAGGCCTGCTTCCTCGACAACGACAATCCGCCTGCAAAGTGGGATGAAATCTTCAACGAGGCCGAGAAGGTCAAGGCATGGCTGAACGGTCTCAACATCGAGCACCTCAACGTCAAGTCCGAGTCCACTGACCTCATCGTGGTTCCCGGCAAAGATCGCCGTTGGCTCGGCGTGTCCGGTCACAATATCCCGTCCTTCGAGATTTTCCTCTCCCCGGACTGGCGTGGCACCGAAGGCGTGTACTACGCAGACCAGCCTTCCTTCCGCTCCGGCAACTATGTCGAAGGCGTGAAGCTCACTTTTGAAAAGGGTGTTGCTGTCAAAACCGAAGCCAAGCAGGGCGACGAATTCGTTGCTAAGCAGCTGACTCTGGACGAAGGTGCAAACCGTCTCGGCGAGTTTTCCCTTACCGACCGCCGTTTCTCCAAGATCAACGCATTCATGGCCAACACCCTCTTTGACGAGAACTTCGGCGGCGAACAGGGCAACTGCCACGTAGCAGTCGGCGCATCCTACTCCGACACCTATGCCGGCGATCAGTCCACTCTCGATGCAGCCAAGAAAGAAGAACTCGGTTTCAACGATTCCGCACTGCACTGGGATCTCGTGAACACCGAACAGAAAGTCGTCACCGCCACCCTCAAGGGCGGCGAAGAGCTTGTCATCTACAAGGAAGGCGAGTTCCAGTACGAATAA
- a CDS encoding VPLPA-CTERM sorting domain-containing protein codes for MLNRPLLYIPIFSFLILFSTVSVAMAALSPIDDNTAFFGRYSGIVTYENLDNSFSQMEMSVEFGPDSKLVDFDLNGGYLWVPESGVAWGGKGILMNKSYPNTYGYVENLIYTKFINTLQGWSIEGPTVFQDKHPEFGYMSFFFDGTFTQSLGEFAVSGTFDKTSPTPIPGAVWLLGSGLVGLVGFRRKRAA; via the coding sequence ATGCTGAATCGACCATTGTTGTACATTCCTATCTTTTCCTTTTTGATCCTATTTTCAACAGTATCCGTGGCAATGGCTGCTTTGTCACCTATTGACGATAATACCGCTTTTTTTGGTCGTTATTCGGGAATAGTAACTTACGAAAATCTGGATAATAGCTTTTCACAAATGGAGATGTCTGTTGAATTTGGTCCTGATAGTAAGCTTGTAGATTTTGACCTTAACGGTGGCTATTTGTGGGTTCCCGAGTCTGGTGTCGCTTGGGGAGGTAAAGGGATTTTGATGAATAAATCATATCCAAACACTTACGGGTACGTTGAAAATCTTATATACACCAAGTTTATAAATACTTTACAAGGTTGGTCCATCGAAGGACCAACTGTGTTTCAGGATAAACATCCAGAATTTGGCTATATGTCATTTTTCTTTGATGGAACTTTTACTCAATCTTTGGGCGAGTTTGCAGTGTCCGGGACTTTTGACAAAACTAGTCCAACCCCTATTCCTGGTGCAGTCTGGCTGTTGGGGTCCGGTTTAGTCGGACTTGTCGGGTTTCGTCGTAAGAGGGCTGCGTAG
- a CDS encoding hemerythrin domain-containing protein produces MQTISWNDDLKLGIKTVDSQHRRIIGIANEFINAANQRSNGAALSHILTRLREQAVANLSVEERLMARARYSRRSVRSLENQRFKVGLKRLQRHLHTTGEATAQDITQFKQSLINHIRGAKRAVIRSIVAI; encoded by the coding sequence ATGCAGACGATTTCCTGGAATGACGACCTCAAACTGGGCATCAAGACTGTTGACAGCCAACACCGCCGCATAATCGGCATCGCCAACGAGTTCATCAACGCCGCAAACCAACGCAGCAATGGGGCCGCATTGTCCCACATCCTCACCCGACTCCGGGAGCAGGCAGTTGCCAATCTCTCGGTTGAAGAGCGCCTCATGGCACGCGCACGCTACAGTAGGCGCTCAGTCCGTTCTTTGGAGAATCAGCGTTTCAAGGTTGGCCTGAAGCGTCTCCAACGCCACCTGCACACAACAGGGGAAGCCACGGCACAGGACATCACCCAATTCAAGCAATCCCTGATCAACCACATTCGTGGAGCCAAACGAGCCGTCATCAGAAGCATTGTAGCTATCTAG
- a CDS encoding tetratricopeptide repeat protein, whose amino-acid sequence MAEKKINKSRRNFLFGAVRRVKKEKLDEPVAGTAETIDTMKEANSLYVDQRWEEAREKYKECIDAEKNDADIRYRCGVCLYKVGKYRQAKLEFERTLRINREYKDAMLYLGLTMVRLERPEKAAALWKQYFNPQAIAVQRELNLQIGMMEQGMTDAPDVIAQAVESAITEAGDGVG is encoded by the coding sequence ATGGCTGAGAAAAAGATTAACAAATCCCGTCGCAATTTCCTGTTTGGAGCGGTCCGCCGTGTGAAAAAGGAAAAATTGGACGAGCCTGTTGCGGGCACTGCCGAAACCATCGACACCATGAAAGAGGCGAATTCACTGTATGTGGATCAACGATGGGAAGAGGCTCGCGAAAAATATAAGGAATGCATCGACGCTGAAAAGAACGATGCGGATATCCGCTACCGTTGTGGGGTTTGCCTGTATAAAGTTGGCAAATACCGCCAGGCAAAACTGGAATTCGAACGGACACTGCGTATCAATCGTGAGTATAAGGACGCCATGCTCTATCTCGGGCTGACCATGGTCCGCTTGGAGAGACCTGAAAAGGCTGCAGCCCTGTGGAAACAATATTTCAACCCTCAGGCCATCGCAGTTCAGAGAGAACTGAATCTCCAGATCGGCATGATGGAGCAAGGGATGACAGATGCTCCGGATGTTATCGCTCAAGCTGTAGAAAGTGCCATCACCGAAGCCGGGGACGGCGTCGGATAA
- a CDS encoding ferredoxin, with the protein MGYEITIDTDKCTGDGECVDVCPVEVFELQDGKAVAVNDDECLGCESCVEVCETDAITVEEA; encoded by the coding sequence ATGGGCTACGAAATTACTATCGACACCGACAAGTGTACCGGCGACGGCGAATGTGTTGACGTTTGTCCCGTTGAAGTTTTCGAACTTCAGGACGGCAAAGCCGTTGCAGTGAACGATGACGAATGTCTCGGTTGTGAGTCTTGCGTTGAGGTTTGTGAAACCGACGCTATCACTGTCGAAGAGGCCTAG
- a CDS encoding cysteine hydrolase family protein — protein sequence MADQTALIVIDVQNVMFETPGMIPYNGSQVLINIKRLIEEARKADIPIVYIQHTTEGIGSEFEQDSRNWQIHPAIAPQNGDTTSLKYTYDAFCNTELNAKLKKLGANKLVFCGLQTEVCVDTTVRSAKAHGYESILVGDAHSSYDNDVIRAQDIVAHHNNVLNRRFCTVMPTSDMKF from the coding sequence GTGGCAGACCAAACGGCGCTCATCGTGATCGATGTTCAGAACGTCATGTTCGAAACTCCCGGAATGATTCCGTACAACGGCTCTCAAGTCCTGATCAATATCAAGCGACTCATTGAAGAAGCCCGCAAAGCCGATATCCCGATCGTGTATATCCAACACACCACCGAAGGCATTGGCAGTGAGTTCGAACAAGACTCCCGCAACTGGCAGATCCATCCCGCCATTGCCCCGCAGAATGGCGACACAACGTCACTCAAGTACACCTATGACGCCTTTTGCAATACGGAACTGAACGCCAAACTCAAGAAGCTCGGTGCGAACAAGCTTGTTTTCTGCGGCTTGCAGACCGAAGTCTGCGTAGACACAACAGTTCGGAGCGCCAAGGCCCACGGTTACGAGAGCATTTTGGTTGGGGATGCACATAGTTCCTACGACAACGATGTGATCAGGGCACAGGATATCGTGGCACATCATAACAACGTGCTGAACAGGCGTTTTTGTACGGTGATGCCGACCAGTGACATGAAATTTTAA
- a CDS encoding molybdopterin biosynthesis protein, whose protein sequence is MADRNIYLKTIPPEEAVQLAKNALDKDSLLSTETIPTHEAAGRVTAGPIYARYSSPTFHAAAMDGIAVKAESTFMAREDEPTALSHETEFLFVNTGNPLPEGMNAVIMIENVVQKDEVTVLTDAPAFPWQHVRRIGEDIVATELLIPQNRELTPCDIGALLSAGIYEVEVKERVKAVFLPTGDEVLNFLDKPAPVAGQVIESNSQVFKAYADSWGIEADWKAPTPDNEDALREAVMDGLKAGNHVVIVGAGSSAGSKDYSKKVFQSIGTVLVHGIAVMPGKPTLVAVTDERSGFPGRLLIGAPGYPVSAVVCHEKILAPVVNWLQGTAVSEPVMADVTLARKTPSKPGMREALRLAAGRIGDRIVAAPLARGAGMITTMTKAQAVAYIPEDVEGVEEGEILSAELLVPKADLDRVMVHVGSHDNTIDLMANELMGLAEPMRLVSSHAGSMGGLTALKSGSALFAGAHLFDPASGDFNFPFIEKYLKGIDVTVVNLAIRHQGLIVAKGNPMSIQGVNDLVRDDVTFINRQRGAGTRILLDHHVKEAGLMARGIQGYENEEFTHMAVAVNVLTGAASCGLGIFAAAKALDLDFVPLAHERYDLLIPTQYMEDERIRTLMELIQTDEVKAKIGELGGYETNLTGQIMKPGMGLG, encoded by the coding sequence ATGGCAGACAGAAATATTTATTTGAAGACGATTCCGCCTGAAGAGGCTGTACAACTGGCTAAGAATGCCCTTGATAAGGACAGCCTGCTTTCCACAGAAACTATTCCTACTCATGAAGCGGCTGGCCGCGTGACGGCGGGCCCGATCTACGCCCGCTACTCCTCACCTACGTTCCACGCAGCAGCCATGGACGGCATCGCAGTGAAAGCGGAATCTACGTTCATGGCTCGTGAAGACGAACCGACTGCACTGAGCCATGAGACGGAATTCCTGTTCGTGAACACCGGCAATCCCCTGCCTGAGGGCATGAACGCCGTCATCATGATCGAAAACGTGGTGCAGAAGGACGAGGTCACGGTGCTGACCGATGCCCCCGCATTTCCGTGGCAGCACGTACGCCGCATCGGTGAAGATATCGTGGCAACAGAATTGCTGATCCCGCAAAACCGCGAACTGACGCCTTGTGACATCGGCGCTCTGCTGTCAGCAGGCATCTATGAAGTGGAAGTAAAGGAACGAGTCAAAGCCGTGTTCCTGCCCACTGGCGATGAAGTGCTCAATTTTCTCGACAAACCTGCTCCGGTTGCCGGACAGGTCATCGAATCCAACTCGCAGGTTTTCAAGGCGTACGCCGACTCCTGGGGCATTGAAGCCGACTGGAAAGCGCCCACTCCTGATAATGAGGACGCACTGCGCGAGGCAGTCATGGACGGCCTCAAGGCTGGCAACCATGTGGTTATCGTGGGCGCGGGCTCGAGCGCAGGGAGTAAAGACTACTCCAAGAAGGTATTTCAATCCATCGGCACAGTGCTGGTACACGGCATCGCCGTCATGCCCGGCAAACCCACACTGGTCGCTGTCACCGACGAACGAAGCGGATTCCCCGGCCGTCTACTCATCGGCGCACCGGGATATCCGGTATCTGCCGTGGTGTGCCATGAAAAGATTCTTGCCCCTGTAGTGAACTGGCTGCAAGGCACCGCCGTATCTGAACCCGTCATGGCCGATGTGACACTGGCCCGTAAAACGCCATCCAAGCCGGGCATGCGCGAAGCACTCCGACTGGCCGCAGGACGTATTGGCGACCGTATCGTGGCAGCTCCACTGGCGCGTGGTGCAGGCATGATCACCACCATGACCAAGGCACAGGCCGTGGCTTACATCCCCGAGGATGTGGAAGGCGTAGAAGAAGGAGAAATCCTGAGCGCCGAACTACTGGTACCCAAGGCAGACCTTGATCGCGTAATGGTCCACGTAGGTAGCCACGACAATACCATCGACCTGATGGCCAACGAGCTGATGGGACTCGCCGAGCCAATGCGTTTGGTCTCCAGCCATGCAGGTTCCATGGGCGGACTGACCGCACTGAAGTCCGGCTCTGCCCTCTTTGCGGGTGCGCACCTGTTCGATCCGGCATCCGGCGACTTCAACTTCCCGTTCATCGAGAAATATCTCAAGGGGATCGACGTCACCGTAGTCAACCTCGCCATTCGCCATCAGGGATTGATCGTAGCCAAGGGCAACCCCATGAGCATTCAGGGGGTCAACGATCTGGTGCGCGACGACGTGACTTTCATCAACCGCCAGCGCGGCGCAGGGACCCGTATTCTCCTCGACCATCACGTCAAGGAAGCCGGCCTGATGGCGCGCGGCATCCAAGGCTACGAGAACGAGGAATTCACTCACATGGCAGTGGCTGTGAATGTCCTGACAGGCGCAGCCTCATGTGGTCTGGGAATCTTTGCCGCAGCCAAAGCCCTGGACCTCGACTTTGTACCGTTAGCACACGAACGATATGACTTGCTCATCCCCACGCAGTATATGGAAGATGAACGAATCCGTACCCTCATGGAGCTGATCCAGACAGATGAAGTGAAGGCCAAGATCGGCGAACTCGGAGGTTATGAAACCAACCTGACAGGCCAGATCATGAAACCCGGTATGGGCCTGGGGTAA